The Nostoc sp. 'Lobaria pulmonaria (5183) cyanobiont' genome window below encodes:
- a CDS encoding PEP-CTERM sorting domain-containing protein: MTHLFTRTAISLVTTTALALAIAITTNNLAHAAEFKFNWKGDTGYSAKGSFNYDTTTAPSVISETGSKPTKNLQSLSISFFDPLSNLINSFTPVVSGISNYDYFRFNFDSTTQKIFGPFDVGKDNKSLGDTWLNNNLALMDEGFSNQVLAKKFHLNKRDAAGTEQILDLSNNSVQVSKVPEGSIIIGLLAVCSLGFTAYRNLDKATQE, translated from the coding sequence ATGACACATCTATTTACTAGAACAGCTATTAGTCTGGTGACGACTACTGCTTTAGCGTTAGCGATCGCCATAACCACCAACAACCTAGCTCATGCTGCTGAGTTCAAATTTAACTGGAAAGGAGACACTGGTTATTCAGCTAAAGGTTCATTTAACTACGATACAACAACTGCTCCCAGCGTCATTTCTGAAACAGGCTCGAAACCTACGAAGAACTTGCAATCTCTCTCAATTTCCTTTTTTGATCCCTTGAGTAATCTCATCAATAGTTTCACTCCAGTAGTTAGTGGGATATCTAACTACGACTATTTTAGATTCAACTTTGATAGCACTACCCAGAAAATTTTTGGCCCCTTTGATGTTGGCAAGGATAATAAGTCTCTTGGCGACACATGGCTTAATAATAATCTTGCACTCATGGATGAAGGTTTTAGCAATCAGGTTCTAGCTAAAAAATTTCATTTGAACAAGAGAGATGCAGCAGGCACAGAGCAGATATTAGATTTAAGCAACAATTCGGTTCAGGTATCCAAAGTCCCCGAAGGAAGCATAATTATCGGTTTACTAGCAGTGTGTAGTTTGGGATTTACTGCTTATAGAAATCTAGACAAAGCTACTCAAGAATAA
- a CDS encoding RDD family protein yields MTIERVPQKHYPKAEIGRRGMALGLDFLGVWLVSSLLGGSNIGIQFVEILVFVILWLVLRVLVVYNNQGQSLGRWAFDLKVLSVEDGEVVGRIPDLLSLVKREAIIGLGALLVSIALSNITANPTAILLVIPLAIDCGTAFSDTQMRQALHDRYCGTFIVSSRRGYSLDIKIKRLVENMRRNVRR; encoded by the coding sequence ATGACAATCGAACGAGTTCCCCAAAAACACTATCCCAAGGCTGAGATTGGGCGACGAGGTATGGCATTAGGACTTGATTTCCTTGGTGTCTGGTTAGTCAGTTCCCTACTGGGAGGCAGCAATATCGGGATTCAATTTGTTGAAATCTTAGTTTTCGTAATACTTTGGCTGGTTTTGCGGGTGCTGGTGGTATACAACAATCAAGGGCAAAGTTTAGGGCGTTGGGCGTTCGATTTAAAGGTGTTGTCAGTTGAAGATGGAGAAGTAGTGGGCAGAATTCCAGATTTGCTCTCACTAGTGAAGCGAGAAGCGATTATCGGCTTGGGTGCTTTATTAGTGTCAATTGCCCTGAGCAATATTACAGCCAATCCCACTGCTATACTGCTAGTAATTCCCCTAGCAATTGATTGTGGGACTGCTTTCTCTGATACCCAGATGCGGCAGGCTTTACACGATCGCTATTGTGGAACTTTCATCGTTTCGTCGCGTCGTGGCTACTCGCTCGATATAAAAATTAAAAGATTAGTTGAAAATATGCGGCGGAATGTGAGAAGATAG
- the rpmG gene encoding 50S ribosomal protein L33, giving the protein MAKSKGARIIITLECTECRTNPDKRSAGVTRYTSTKNRRNTTNRLELKKFCTHCNKHTVHKEIK; this is encoded by the coding sequence ATGGCTAAGAGTAAAGGTGCCCGCATTATTATCACACTAGAGTGTACTGAGTGCCGGACAAATCCAGATAAGCGTTCTGCTGGTGTTACACGTTATACCAGTACCAAGAATCGCCGTAACACCACTAACAGGCTAGAACTGAAAAAGTTCTGCACCCACTGCAACAAACATACTGTTCACAAGGAAATTAAGTAA
- the rpsR gene encoding 30S ribosomal protein S18: MSYFRRRLSPIKPGEPIDYKDVDLLRKFVTERGKILPRRITGLTSQQQRELTLAIKRSRIVALLPFINAEG; this comes from the coding sequence ATGAGTTATTTCCGCCGTCGCCTTTCTCCGATCAAGCCAGGAGAACCAATCGATTATAAAGATGTTGATTTATTGCGTAAGTTTGTCACCGAGCGGGGAAAGATACTGCCACGTCGGATTACCGGGCTTACGTCTCAGCAACAGCGAGAGTTGACATTAGCAATTAAACGTTCGCGGATTGTGGCTTTGTTGCCATTTATCAATGCGGAAGGCTAA
- a CDS encoding ribonuclease catalytic domain-containing protein produces MEKGTLVEFRVQGDRRLGIVERPDGKTRWFVVDERGQSHSLAPRQITYTVTGQTYKPSEIASFLEQIKPYLDPSSLEVAWELLVEDGEIVTPDQMANLLFSESAAPPCYAAYCLLSDDKLYFKQKGDAYEPRTAAQVAERQHQLEVEALKAKGQQEFLARVEQALKGEAVEWQRHDRQRLEGLEKYAALIADTVRTGVNYDSLARAYPPSAAVLETMTMLGRPTTPQGAFQLLVDLGCWSPYENLFLRRSSIPIQFPHKVLEVAQQRLDFPPIDSDTNRLDLTHLKVYTIDDETTTEIDDGLSWEVLPDGRERLWVHIADPTRWLVPEDELDLEARKRGSTVYLPTGMIPMFPEVLATGPMSLIQGKVCCALSFGIILGTTGAVEDYSIHTSLIKPTYRLTYEDVDEMLQLRVQAEPEIAAIATWAQRRKAWRYAQGAISITMPEATIKVKGEEIHIDILDDSPSRQLVAEMMIVAGEVAARYGKTHNIPLPFRGQPQPELPPDEELLLLPAGFVRACAMRRCMPKSEMSITPLRHAGLGLDTYTQATSPIRRYSDLLTHFQLKAHLRGEVLPFSADQLKEVMMTVTSITQEVTMVERQTNRYYALEYLRRHPEETWDVTVLMWLREDSNLALILLEDLGLQLPMAFKRSVNLGEQIVVKVSHADPQKDMIQFQEIIYQEAQTAAN; encoded by the coding sequence GTGGAGAAGGGGACGCTAGTTGAATTTAGGGTTCAAGGCGATCGCCGTCTGGGCATCGTAGAACGTCCAGACGGAAAAACCCGCTGGTTTGTGGTAGACGAACGCGGTCAATCCCACAGCCTCGCGCCTAGACAAATAACTTATACAGTTACCGGACAGACTTACAAGCCTTCTGAGATTGCTAGCTTTTTGGAGCAGATCAAGCCTTATTTAGACCCATCTAGCTTAGAAGTGGCTTGGGAATTACTGGTTGAAGATGGGGAAATAGTTACTCCAGACCAAATGGCGAATCTGCTATTTTCAGAATCAGCCGCACCTCCTTGTTATGCCGCCTATTGCTTGTTATCAGACGACAAACTTTATTTCAAGCAAAAAGGAGACGCTTACGAGCCGAGAACTGCTGCTCAAGTGGCAGAACGCCAGCACCAACTGGAAGTAGAGGCACTAAAAGCTAAAGGACAGCAGGAATTTTTAGCTCGTGTAGAGCAGGCGCTCAAAGGTGAAGCAGTAGAGTGGCAGCGCCACGATCGCCAGCGCTTAGAAGGACTAGAAAAATATGCAGCGCTAATAGCTGACACCGTGCGGACGGGGGTTAATTATGACTCCTTGGCTCGTGCTTATCCGCCCAGCGCTGCGGTATTAGAAACTATGACCATGCTGGGACGACCCACAACACCCCAAGGAGCCTTTCAACTATTGGTGGATTTGGGTTGCTGGAGTCCTTATGAAAACTTGTTCCTGCGTCGTTCTTCAATTCCAATTCAATTTCCTCATAAGGTATTAGAAGTGGCGCAACAGCGTTTGGATTTCCCGCCGATTGACTCAGACACAAACCGCCTTGATCTGACTCACCTGAAGGTTTACACCATTGATGATGAAACTACCACAGAGATCGACGATGGTCTAAGTTGGGAAGTACTGCCCGATGGACGGGAACGCTTGTGGGTGCATATCGCCGATCCTACTAGATGGTTAGTACCGGAAGATGAATTAGATTTGGAAGCCAGAAAGCGCGGTAGCACAGTCTATTTACCGACGGGAATGATTCCCATGTTTCCAGAGGTGTTGGCAACTGGGCCAATGAGTCTGATCCAGGGAAAGGTTTGTTGCGCCCTCAGTTTCGGGATTATTTTAGGTACAACTGGGGCAGTAGAAGATTACAGCATTCACACCAGCTTGATTAAGCCGACTTATCGCCTCACCTACGAAGATGTAGATGAAATGCTGCAATTACGGGTACAAGCAGAACCAGAAATTGCGGCGATCGCAACTTGGGCACAGCGGCGAAAAGCTTGGCGTTACGCTCAAGGGGCAATTAGCATCACCATGCCGGAAGCGACGATCAAAGTTAAAGGTGAGGAGATCCACATTGATATTTTGGACGATTCCCCATCGCGGCAACTGGTAGCAGAAATGATGATTGTTGCCGGTGAAGTTGCGGCTCGTTATGGTAAAACTCATAACATACCTTTGCCCTTTCGCGGTCAACCGCAACCAGAATTACCTCCAGATGAGGAATTGCTGCTACTTCCAGCCGGATTCGTTCGCGCTTGCGCCATGCGTCGTTGTATGCCCAAAAGTGAAATGAGTATTACGCCTTTGCGTCATGCTGGTTTGGGCTTGGATACCTACACCCAAGCAACCTCTCCCATCCGCCGCTACAGTGACTTACTCACCCATTTCCAACTGAAAGCCCATTTGCGGGGTGAAGTTCTGCCATTTTCCGCAGATCAACTTAAAGAAGTGATGATGACTGTCACCAGCATCACCCAAGAGGTGACGATGGTGGAACGACAAACTAATAGATATTATGCACTAGAGTATTTACGCCGTCATCCAGAGGAAACTTGGGATGTAACAGTGTTGATGTGGCTGCGAGAAGACAGTAATTTAGCCCTAATTTTGTTAGAAGATTTGGGCTTGCAGTTGCCAATGGCTTTCAAACGTTCTGTGAACTTGGGCGAACAGATAGTGGTGAAAGTTAGCCACGCCGATCCACAAAAAGATATGATCCAGTTTCAAGAAATAATTTATCAAGAAGCCCAAACAGCGGCGAATTAA
- a CDS encoding Uma2 family endonuclease produces MNTVVLNLEPIAHLTDEQFYQLCIANSDLSLEMNAAGELIIMPPVGGESGNQEAGLITDLEIWNRQAKLGKVFSSSTIFILPNGAKRSPDAAWVKLERWEALTLEQRKKFPPLVPDFAIELRSETDRLAPIQAKMKEYIENGLSLGWLINPQDQQVEIYQLLKAVEVIQMPAIISGEDILPGFELQV; encoded by the coding sequence ATGAATACTGTTGTGCTTAATCTAGAACCGATTGCTCATTTGACCGATGAGCAATTTTATCAATTGTGTATTGCCAATAGCGATTTAAGCCTGGAAATGAATGCAGCCGGAGAATTAATTATTATGCCACCAGTAGGAGGAGAAAGCGGAAATCAAGAAGCTGGACTGATTACTGATTTAGAAATCTGGAATCGTCAAGCTAAGTTAGGGAAAGTTTTTAGTTCTTCAACTATCTTTATACTTCCAAATGGTGCAAAACGTTCCCCTGATGCGGCTTGGGTAAAGTTGGAACGGTGGGAAGCTTTAACACTAGAACAGCGAAAAAAATTTCCGCCACTTGTACCCGATTTTGCAATTGAACTGCGTTCCGAGACAGACCGGCTTGCACCTATCCAAGCGAAAATGAAGGAATATATAGAAAATGGTTTGAGTTTGGGTTGGCTAATTAATCCTCAAGATCAGCAAGTGGAAATTTACCAACTTTTGAAAGCTGTAGAAGTTATTCAAATGCCAGCGATTATTTCTGGAGAAGATATATTACCTGGATTTGAGTTACAAGTATAG
- a CDS encoding metal ABC transporter solute-binding protein, Zn/Mn family, which produces MTISQELGKLAPNNAATYTSNTQKLTSEISQIDTWIKSEVATIPPKQRKLVTTHDAFGYYSKAYGIPIEGALGGISTEEAPTPARVGELSKDIKKEGVPTIFAETTINPKLIQAVAKEAKVKVSDRELFADGLGEKGTEGETYQGMLIANTRTIVEGLGGKYTEFKPK; this is translated from the coding sequence ATGACGATTTCTCAAGAGTTAGGGAAATTAGCCCCAAATAATGCTGCGACTTATACTAGCAACACGCAAAAACTAACTAGTGAAATCAGTCAGATAGATACCTGGATTAAATCAGAAGTAGCCACAATTCCACCCAAGCAACGCAAATTAGTTACCACCCATGATGCTTTCGGTTACTATTCCAAAGCTTATGGAATTCCTATTGAAGGGGCGCTAGGTGGTATTAGTACGGAAGAAGCACCGACTCCTGCGCGGGTAGGTGAATTATCAAAGGATATAAAAAAGGAGGGTGTACCGACAATTTTTGCAGAGACGACGATTAACCCTAAACTCATACAGGCGGTGGCAAAAGAGGCAAAAGTTAAGGTTTCAGACCGAGAATTGTTTGCTGATGGTTTGGGAGAAAAGGGGACAGAGGGTGAGACTTACCAAGGAATGTTGATTGCCAATACACGCACGATTGTAGAAGGTTTAGGAGGCAAGTATACAGAGTTTAAGCCTAAATAA